Genomic DNA from Comamonas antarctica:
TGATCACGGTTGCATTGGCGCGCAGCATGCCGGTGCTGCTCTCGGGCATGCTGGCCGTGGGCCTGATGGGCACGGCCATGACCCAGGGGCTCATTGCCTATGCTGCCAGCGCAGCCGCGCCGCAGGAACGCGGGCGCGTCGTGGGCTCGGCCCAGGCCGGCGTGTTCATCGGACTGCTTCTGGCGCGCGTGGTGTCCGGCGGCATCAGCGATCTCGCGGGCTGGCGCGCGGTCTATGCGGTCGCCGCGCTGCTGATGCTCGGCCTCGCACTGCCGCTGTGGCGCCGCCTGCCGGCCATGCCCGCCCCCGCCGGCGCACCTGGCTATCCGCGTCTGGTGGCGTCGATGCTGACGCTGCTGCGCGAGGAAAAAACGCTGCAGGTGCGCGGCCTGCTCGCGCTGCTGATGTTTGCCGCGTTCAACATCTTCTGGAGCGCCCTGGTGCTGCCGTTGCGCGCGGCAGGCTTGTCGCACACGGCCATTGGCGCGTTCGGGCTGGTCGGCGTGGTGGGCGCGCTGGCCGGCGCGCGCGCCGGGCGCTGGGCCGACGCAGGCCAGGGCGAGCGCGTGAGCGCGCTGGCACTGGGCCTGCTGCTGCTGGCGTGGTGGCCGCTGTCGTGGATGGAACAGTCGCTGTGGGCGCTGCTGCTGGGCATCGTGCTGCTGGACCTGGGCGGCCAGGCGCTGCATGTCACCAACCAGAGCCTGATCCTGCAGGCCCGGCCGCAGGCATCGAGCCGGCTCATCGCGCTCTACATGCTGTTCTACGCGGTGGGCAGCGGCGCCGGCGCGCTGGCAAGCACCGCCGCCTATGCGCACGCGGGCTGGCCGGCCGTGTGCCTGCTGGGCGCGGGCGTGAGCCTGCTGGCGCTGCTGGTCTGGTGGCGTACCCGGCCCGAGGGCGGCGGGGCAGCAGGCTAAGGGTAAACACAGCTTTTGCTGAAAGCCGATTGAAAGCCTGGCTGCCCATCATCGGACACGTCCATCCCTACGAGAACAACCCCGTGACCACCACCGAATCCAGCAACGTCCGCGCCCCGCATCCGGTCAACCGCAGGCATGCCCTGCACGCCGGCGCAGCGCTGGCACTGGCGGGAGCGCTGCCCTCGCTGTCGCGGGCCCAGTCGGCCTGGCCGACGAAGTCCGTGCGCTTCGTCGTGCCCTTTGCGCCCGGCGGCAGCTCCGAGATCATCGCCCGCTCGACGGCCGTGGAGCTGTCCAAGACCCTCGGCCAGAACGTCTTTGTCGACAACAAGCCGGGCGCCGCGGGCAACATCGCGATGTCCGAAGTCGCGCGCGCCGAAGACCAGCACACGCTGATCCTGGGCCATATCGGCACGCTCGCGGTCAACCCCTATATCTTCGACAAGCTGCCCTGGTCGCCCAAGGACTTCAAGCCCGTGAGCCTGCTGGCCAAGGTGCCCAGCCTCTATGTGGTCAATGCCGACCTGCCCGTCAAGAATCTGCGCGAGCTGATTGCCCATGCCAAGCGCAACCCGGGCAAGCTCAGCTATGGCTCGGCCGGCAATGGCAGCGCGGGCCACCTGGCTTTCGAATACCTGAAGATGGCGTCCGAGGTCTTCATGCTGCACGTGCCGTACAAGGGCACGGGGCCGATGCTCACCGACCTGATCTCCGGCCGCGTCGACGCGTCGGCAATTGGCGCGGCAGCCATCATTCCCTTCATCAAGTCGGGCAAGGTGCGCTGCATCGCGACCGGCTCGGCCCAGCGCCTGCCCCAGCTGCCCGATGTGCCCACCGTCGCCGAGCAGGGCTTTCCCGGCTTCGAGATGACCCAGTGGTACGGCATGCTCGCGCCCGCCAACATGGCGCAGGCGCATATCGACAAGCTGTCGGCGGAGACCATGAAGGCCGTCAGGGCGCCCGAGTCGCAACGCCGGCTGAGCGGCGACGCGGCGGAGGCCATTGGCGGCACGCCCGAGCAGTTCGCCCAATTCATCGCGGCCGAGCAGGCGCGCTGGAAGAAGGTGATCGCGCGCGCGCAGATCAAGCCGGACTGAGCCTGGCCCGGATGCTGCTCAGTTCAGCGGCAGGCCCACGTAGTTCTCCGCCAGCGAGGTCGCGCCGGCGCGCGAATGCACCAGGTAGTCGAGTTCGGCTTCCTGCACCTTGCGGTCGAAGTCGCCCGAATCCGGGAAACGGTGCATCAGCGAGGTCATCCACCAGGAGAAGCGCTCGGCCTTCCACACGCGGCGCAGGCTGACTTCGGAATAGCGGTCGATGCCTTCGCTGCTGCGCTGCTGGTAGAACTCGGCAAACGCGCGCGACAGGTAGCCCACATCGGAGGCCGCCAGGTTCAGGCCCTTGGCGCCCGTGGGCGGCACGATGTGCGCGGCGTCGCCGGCCAGGAACATGCGGCCAAAGCGCATGGGCTCGGAGACGAAGCTGCGCAGCGGCGCGATGCTTTTCTCCAGCGAGGCGCCGGTGACCAGGTTGGCGCGGGCTTCGGGATCGAGGCGCAGGCGCAGCTCGTCCCAGAAGGCTTCATCGCTCCAGTTCTCGACCTTGTCGGTGAGCGGCACCTGCAGGTAGTAGCGGCTGCGCGTCGCGCTGCGCTGGCTGCACAGCGCGAAGCCGCGCTCGGTATGGGCGTAGATCAGTTCATGCGACACCGGCGGCACATCGGCCAGGATGCCGAGCCAGCCAAACGGATAGACCTTCTCATAGTTGCGGATGCTGTCCGCGGGAATGCTGGCGCGGCATACGCCGTGAAAACCATCGCAGCCGGCAATGAAGTCGCAGCTGATCTCGTGCTGCTGGCCATCCTTCTCATAGCGCACGCGCGGACGCTCGCTGCCGAACTCCAGCGGCGTCACGTTCTGGGCTTCGTACACGGTCAGCAGCCCGGCGCGTTTGCGCGCCTCCATCAGGTCGCGCGTGACTTCGGTCTGGCCATAGACCATCACCCGCTTGCCGCCCGTGAGTTCATGCAGGTCGATGCGGTGGCGCTTGCCGCCAAACAGCAATTCGATGCCGTCATGCGGCAGGCCTTCGGCAAGCATGCGCTTGTCGGCCTTGGCCTGCGCCAGCAGGTCAACCGTGACCTGTTCGAGCACGCCGGCGCGGATCCGTCCGAGCACATAGTCGGGACTGCGCTGCTCAAAGATGATGTTGTCGATGCCGGCTTCGTACAGCAGCTGGCCCAGAAGCAGGCCTGCGGGGCCCGCGCCGATGATCGCGACTTGTGTGCGCATATGTCTCTCCACCTAGGTTGTTTGTGGCAAGCGTAGAAGCGATGCTCTGCGCGAGCGCAAACCAGGATCGACTTTTGCGCGATGATCGCGCAAACTGCGCGGCTATCGCGCAATTTCTGTCCAGGTCCCGATGCTCCCCCACCCCTCTTCGTCCACACCCGGCATTGCGCCGGCCGATTACATCGCCGGGCTGGGCAAGGGCCTGGCCGTGCTCGAATGCTTCGACACCGAGCGCCAGCGGCTCAATGCCACGCTGGCTGCCGAACGCGCGGGCCTTACGCGCGCGGCTGCGCGCCGGCACCTGCTGACGCTCGCGCATCTGGGCTATCTCGAATCGGACGGCCACCACTTCTGGCTCACGCCCAAGGTGCTTGGCTTGTCGGGCGCCTACCTCGCCAGCGCGCGCCTGCCGCGCACCGTGCAGCCGGTGCTCAACCGGCTCAGCGCGATGGCCGCGTACTCCTTTTCCGCGGCGATTCTTGCCGGCAGCGAGACGGTGGTCATCGCGCGCAGCACCGCGCAGGAAGGCGCGCAGCAGCTCTATGCGCATGGCGTGCATCTGGGCAGCCGCATGCCGGCGCATGCGGCGTCGACCGGCCTGGTGCTGCTGGCCGCGCTGTCCGACAAGGCGCTCGACGAATGGCTCGCCTGCCGCAGGCTGCACCGGCTCACGCTGCACACGCTGACCCAGCCCGAGGAACTGCGCGCCTTCTTGGCACGGGTGCGCGCGCAGGACTACTGCATTGCCCAGGAAGGCCATGAGCTCGGAGTCCAGGCCATCGCCGTGCCGCTGCGCAACAGCGCGGGCGAAACCGTGGCCGCGCTCAATGCCGTGATGTCGGCGCAACGCATGAGCGCCCAGGCGCTGGAGCGGCAGATGCTGCCGCTGCTGCGGGATGCAGCGCAGGAGTTGCGGCCGCTGCTTTGAGGGCAAGCCCGTCGAACCATGGACGGCCCACGCTCATGCCTGGAGGACAGGACGTCCATCCTTCGACCCTTCGACAAGCTCAGGGCTCAGGACGAACGGTTACCACCGCGCATATGGCCCCCGCCATCCGTTCGTGGTGAGCCTGCCTGGGCGGCCCCGTCGAACCATGAACGGCCTGCCCGCATGCCCGGACGACGGATACGCCCAGGCAATCACCGGTCATGCAGCGGCAAATCAGCCTGGTCCGTCTCCGGCCATCACTTCTCTTTCAGCGGCCTGATGGCCGCCTCCTGGCACAGCGCGCGCAGCAGATCCGACGTCCGGCGTATCAGCGGCGTGCTTTTCTTCTTGGCCGACTGCGCGATGCACAGCGTGCTGACGATGCCCGGCGACTCGATGGGAATGCAGGCCAGTTCATCCTGATGGTCCAGGCTGCTGAGCGCGCTGGCCGTGAGCGCCGCGTAGCCGTAGCCGCCGCGCACCAGGTCGAGAATGGCGGGCACGCTGGAGACCTCCCACACCACATTCAGCTTGACCTGCGACAGCGTGGCCTGGGCTTCCATCAGCTTGCGGAAAACCTGGCCGCGCTGCGGCATGATCAGCGGGTAGTCCGACAGCTGCTTGAATTGCACCGACTTCTGCTGCGCCATGCTGGCCGGGCCGATCAGGCACAGCCGCTCCTCCAGAACCGGAGTGACCTCGACCTGGGGCTGGGGTTCGGGCGTGTAGACCAGCGCCAGGTCCATGCGGCCCGTGGTCAGCCACTCCGCCATGTTGACCGAGAAGCCTTCGACCACCGCCAGCACGGCCTTGGGCATCTCGCGGCTGAACACGTCGATCAGCGGCAGCGTGAGCCGGCGCGCCAGGCTCGGCGGCAGGCCGACCACGATGCGGCCCACGGGTTCGTCGCGCTGGCTGCCCAGGTCTTCCTTGGCCAGCGCCACGCGCTGCATGATCGCGTGCCCGTGCTCCAGCAGCCGGCGTCCCGCGTCGGTGAGCGTCACCCCGCGGCCGGTGCGGATCAGCAGGGTTTCGCGCAGCTCGGTTTCAAGCGTGCGCACCTGGCGGCTCAGCGCCGGCTGCGCAATGTCGAGCAGCAACGCGGCCTTGCTGAAGCTGCCGGTCTCGGCGACATGCACAAAAGTTTCTATCTGCTGGAGATTCATGGCGGGTTCAAGCTGTAACCATGCCATTTTGCTATAGCTGATAGAGAGCCATGCATCTAGGCGATGCATACCGCCCTGCCACAATGCACAAATAACTTGCCCGTTCCACGCAGAGGGGGCCGGGCAGGATGCGCAACAAAGACGCGATCGCCGCAAAAGGGAGACAAGATGAGCACCGAGACAAGCAAGATGAACCGCCGCAGCGCCGGACTGGCCCTGGGCGCACTGGCGCTGGGCGCGATGGCGCCCGCGCGCGCCCAGACGGCCCCCAACTGGCCCACGAAACAGGTGCGCATCATCAATCCCTTCCCGGTGGGCGGTGGCCCCGACGGCACTTCGCGCCTCGTGGCCGACAAGCTGTCGCGCATGTGGAACCAGCCGGTGATCGTCGAGAACCGCCCTGGCGGCAACGGTTTCATTGCCATCGATGCCTTCAAGCGCGGCGCGACCGACGGCACCGACATCATCCAGCTGGACAACGTCCACCTCGCGGCCTACCCGCACCTGTTCAAGAAGCTGCCCTACGACATCAACAAGGACTTCGAAGTCGTGCTGCCGCTGTTTCGAACCTTCTTTTTCGTCTGCGTGGCCACCGACAGCCCCTACAAGAGCATGTCCGACCTGATTGCCGACGCCAAGGCGCGCCCTGGCAAGCTCAACTACGGCTCCTGGTCGGTGGGCAACCCCGTGCACCTGGGCTCGGCGCTGCTGGAGTCGCTGACCGGCACGAAGATGGAGCATGTGATCTACAAGGAAACCAGCCAGCTCTACACCAGCGTCGCGACGGGCGAACTCTCGTTCGCGCTGGGCTCCTCGGGCACTGCCGGGCCGCTCGCGCGCTCGGGCAAGCTGCGCTTCCTGGCCGTGCTGGCGCCGCACCGCCTCAAGGGCTACGAGGACGTGCCCACGGTCGCCGAATCGGGCGGCCCGGCCAATGCCATCGTCACCGGATGGAACGCGTTCGCCGTGCCGAGGAGCACGCCGCCCGCCGTGGTCGAGAAGATCCGCCGCGACACCATGAAGGCCTTGTCCGAACCCGATGTGCAGCCCAAGTTCCAGACCTTCGGCTACGAGAACTACTTCCCGACACCCGCGGAGTTCAAGACCTTCATGGTCGAGGAAAACAAGCGCTTCGGCGATGTGATCCGGCGCGCGAACCTCGAACTGTAACGCCGCACAGGCGCCTGTGCTGATCCCAGCCGCTGCAAGCCGACGCAGCGGCTTTTTTCATGGCCGCCTCACCCGCAGGCTGCGCCTACATGGAGGCGTAATGGCCGCCGGCGCTGTGCGTGTCTGGCACGGTACCGACCAGCATGGTGAAACCATGCGGCAGCAAGGGCGCGGCATCGCTGTCTACCGCAGTGGACAGCGCTTCGGGGGATGCCAGCTCCGACGCTGCGTCTGAGGTGGAGTCTTGCCGCGGCATTTCGGGGCTGCCGGGGCACTCTGCGCCGCAGAGCGCCTCCACCCATGCCATTGCGTCCCTGGTTTCCCGCTGCGCATCAAAAGCCATGCGGGCGGCATTTTGCCAAGCCGCGCGCAGGTCCGAGATTTCCTCGTTCACCAAGGCATTTCCGTCGTGCTTGAGCCGATTGAAATAATCGGTGGCAATCTCCAGTTCGTCACACCACGACTCGTAATCCTGCTGCGCATCAAGCCGTGCCTTATCGGCCAGCGCAACGGCGCCGGTCGCCGCAAAGGAAGTCACCTGCGCAGCCCAGGGCAGCGAGGGAGACGCCGGCAAAGCGGACATCCAGGCATGTTCTACGTCGAATAAGGCTTCGGCCAAGTGATTGACCAAATCGCCATACGCCCCGCAGCTGTGAAAGGCCTCGTTGATCTGCACGGCGAGAAGCTGGGGGCTTTCCAGCATCGCGGCATTGAGTTCCCTGAGCGCCGCCTGTTCAACGGCATCGGCCGCCAGCTGCGCCTGCTGGCATTGGAGGAGACGCGCCCGCGCCGCGTCCTGCGCAGAAGTAAGTAGGTTTGCGGGGTTGGTAGCGGAAAGAAAGATCGGCATGGTAATGGGGCGTGGCGCAATGGTGCGTCCCGGGAGATGGGGCTTGTATCGATGGCGCCGTGACCCCAGGCATCGGGTGCCACGGCATGATGATTTCATCAATCGATATCATAACTAAATAGTTTTTATCTACTTACAGGGTTAACCCGAAAATTGCTTTCATCAGCTGCCACGCCCTGGCGCTTTCTCAATTGCCGGTCGCGAACTCCTCGGTATCCACTTCCCTGTGCCCCTGCGCCGCGTAGCGCGTGCCCGCAATGGCCTGGGGCTGGAACAGCGCGTCGAGCTGCTCCAGTTGCGCGCTCGACAGCTTGACCTCGGCGCCATGCAGGTCTTCGTCCAGGTGCTTGCGTTGCGTCGTGCCGGGCAGTGCAATCACCTGCTCGCCCTGGTGCAGCACCCAGGCAATCGCCAGCGCCGCGAGGCTGCAGCCCGCCTGCTCGGCCAGCGCGCGCATCGGCTCCAGCAGGCGCAGGTTGCGCGGATAGTTCTCGGCCGAGAAACGCGGCATGGGCTTGCGCACGTCTTTGTCGCCCAGGGTGGCCGCGTCGGGCAGGCCCCCCGCCAGAAAGCCGCGGCCCAGCGGGCTGAAGGCCACATAGGCCACGCCCAGTTCGGCGCAGCGCGCCAGCGTGCCGAGCTCGGCATTGCGCGACCACAGCGAATACTCGCTTTGCAGCGCGGTGATCGGGTGCTCGCGATGCGCGCGCGTGAGCGTGTCGGCCGAGACTTCGGACAGGCCCAGCGCGCGCACCTTGCCCTCCTGCAGCAGCCGGCCCATCTCGCCCACCGACTCCTCGATCGGCACCGACTTGTCCCAGCGGTGCAGGTAGTAAAGGTCGATGACATCGGTGCCGAGGCGGCGCAGGCTGTCTTCGCAGTTGCGCCGCAGCGTGGCCGGACGCCCGTCGATCACGCGGCGCACCACGCCATCATCGCCCGCCACTCCGGCCATGCCGCCCTTGCTGCACAGCGTGATGCGGTCGCGGTGCGGCGCCAGCACCGGGCCGACCAGGGTTTCATTGGCGCCAAAGCCATAGAGCGCAGCGGTGTCGAACAGCGTCACGCCCCGGTCCAGCGCATGCGCCAGCAGCTCGCGGCCCTGCTCGGCGCCGGGCGGCGTGCCGTAGGCATGGCTCAGGTTCATGCAGCCCAGGCCGACGGAGGTGACATCAAAGGGGCCGATCTTGCGGGTTTGCATCAGTGGATTCCTTGGAAAAGACAAAGCCAGCGCTCGCGGTCTGCGGGCACTGGCCTGGGAGTTGCGAAGTCAGGCAAGCTTGCCCGATTTCTTAGCTCAATTGTTGCTCAAGCTTATGCAGCACTTGATAGCAGGGCAGCACCTGGGCCACGCTGGCATTGGGTTCGCGGCCTTCGCGGATGGCGGCGAAGAATTCGCGGTCCTGCAGCTCGATGCCGTTCATCGACACATCGACCTTGGAGACGTCGATCTTCTCGTCCTTGCCATTGAACAGGTCATCGTAGCGCGCGAGATAGGTGCCGGTGTCGCCGATGTAGCGGAAGTAGGTGCCCAGCGGGCCGTCGTTGTTGAACGACAGGCTCAGCGTGCAGATCGCGCCGTTCGCGGCCTTGAGCTGGATGCTCATGTCCATGGCAATGCCCAGCACGGGGTGGATCGGGCCCTGGATGGCGTTGGCCTGCACGATGGGGCTGCCGGCCTGGTAGGCAAACAGGTCCACGGTGTGCGCGGCATGGTGCCACAGCAGGTGGTCGGTCCAGCTGCGCGCCTGGCCCAGCGCGTTGGTGTTGGTGCGGCGGAAGAAATAGGTCTGCACGTCCATCTGCTGCAGATGCAACTCGCCCGCGGCCACCTTCTTGTGGATCCACTGGTGGCTGGGATTGAAGCGGCGCGTGTGGCCGCACATCGCCACCAGGCCCGATTTCTTCTGCGCGGCGACCACGGCTTCGGCATCGGCCAGGCTGTCGGCCATGGGGATCTCGACTTGCACGTGCTTGCCGGCTTCGAGGCACTGGATGGCCTGGGCCGCATGCATCTGCGTGGGCGTGCACAGGATCACGGCGTCGACCTCGGGCAGCGCCAGGCTGTCGGCGAGGTCGGTGCTCACATGCGCGATGCCGTACTTGTCGGCGACTTCACGCGTCTTTTCGAGGTCGCGGCTGACCAGCGACACGACTTCGACGC
This window encodes:
- a CDS encoding Gfo/Idh/MocA family oxidoreductase, with the translated sequence MNSKKTIKVALAGAGAFGIKHLDGIKNIDGVEVVSLVSRDLEKTREVADKYGIAHVSTDLADSLALPEVDAVILCTPTQMHAAQAIQCLEAGKHVQVEIPMADSLADAEAVVAAQKKSGLVAMCGHTRRFNPSHQWIHKKVAAGELHLQQMDVQTYFFRRTNTNALGQARSWTDHLLWHHAAHTVDLFAYQAGSPIVQANAIQGPIHPVLGIAMDMSIQLKAANGAICTLSLSFNNDGPLGTYFRYIGDTGTYLARYDDLFNGKDEKIDVSKVDVSMNGIELQDREFFAAIREGREPNASVAQVLPCYQVLHKLEQQLS
- a CDS encoding Bug family tripartite tricarboxylate transporter substrate binding protein, with translation MTTTESSNVRAPHPVNRRHALHAGAALALAGALPSLSRAQSAWPTKSVRFVVPFAPGGSSEIIARSTAVELSKTLGQNVFVDNKPGAAGNIAMSEVARAEDQHTLILGHIGTLAVNPYIFDKLPWSPKDFKPVSLLAKVPSLYVVNADLPVKNLRELIAHAKRNPGKLSYGSAGNGSAGHLAFEYLKMASEVFMLHVPYKGTGPMLTDLISGRVDASAIGAAAIIPFIKSGKVRCIATGSAQRLPQLPDVPTVAEQGFPGFEMTQWYGMLAPANMAQAHIDKLSAETMKAVRAPESQRRLSGDAAEAIGGTPEQFAQFIAAEQARWKKVIARAQIKPD
- a CDS encoding Bug family tripartite tricarboxylate transporter substrate binding protein, translated to MSTETSKMNRRSAGLALGALALGAMAPARAQTAPNWPTKQVRIINPFPVGGGPDGTSRLVADKLSRMWNQPVIVENRPGGNGFIAIDAFKRGATDGTDIIQLDNVHLAAYPHLFKKLPYDINKDFEVVLPLFRTFFFVCVATDSPYKSMSDLIADAKARPGKLNYGSWSVGNPVHLGSALLESLTGTKMEHVIYKETSQLYTSVATGELSFALGSSGTAGPLARSGKLRFLAVLAPHRLKGYEDVPTVAESGGPANAIVTGWNAFAVPRSTPPAVVEKIRRDTMKALSEPDVQPKFQTFGYENYFPTPAEFKTFMVEENKRFGDVIRRANLEL
- a CDS encoding IclR family transcriptional regulator domain-containing protein, with the translated sequence MLPHPSSSTPGIAPADYIAGLGKGLAVLECFDTERQRLNATLAAERAGLTRAAARRHLLTLAHLGYLESDGHHFWLTPKVLGLSGAYLASARLPRTVQPVLNRLSAMAAYSFSAAILAGSETVVIARSTAQEGAQQLYAHGVHLGSRMPAHAASTGLVLLAALSDKALDEWLACRRLHRLTLHTLTQPEELRAFLARVRAQDYCIAQEGHELGVQAIAVPLRNSAGETVAALNAVMSAQRMSAQALERQMLPLLRDAAQELRPLL
- a CDS encoding MFS transporter, yielding MNPPSATASPSRAECRADPRPPLARSVVLLFAAASGLSVANVYYAQPLLDSLAHDFGIGQAAVGGVVTATQAGCALALLLLVPLGDHMERRRLMAVQMLALMAALITVALARSMPVLLSGMLAVGLMGTAMTQGLIAYAASAAAPQERGRVVGSAQAGVFIGLLLARVVSGGISDLAGWRAVYAVAALLMLGLALPLWRRLPAMPAPAGAPGYPRLVASMLTLLREEKTLQVRGLLALLMFAAFNIFWSALVLPLRAAGLSHTAIGAFGLVGVVGALAGARAGRWADAGQGERVSALALGLLLLAWWPLSWMEQSLWALLLGIVLLDLGGQALHVTNQSLILQARPQASSRLIALYMLFYAVGSGAGALASTAAYAHAGWPAVCLLGAGVSLLALLVWWRTRPEGGGAAG
- the pobA gene encoding 4-hydroxybenzoate 3-monooxygenase; this translates as MRTQVAIIGAGPAGLLLGQLLYEAGIDNIIFEQRSPDYVLGRIRAGVLEQVTVDLLAQAKADKRMLAEGLPHDGIELLFGGKRHRIDLHELTGGKRVMVYGQTEVTRDLMEARKRAGLLTVYEAQNVTPLEFGSERPRVRYEKDGQQHEISCDFIAGCDGFHGVCRASIPADSIRNYEKVYPFGWLGILADVPPVSHELIYAHTERGFALCSQRSATRSRYYLQVPLTDKVENWSDEAFWDELRLRLDPEARANLVTGASLEKSIAPLRSFVSEPMRFGRMFLAGDAAHIVPPTGAKGLNLAASDVGYLSRAFAEFYQQRSSEGIDRYSEVSLRRVWKAERFSWWMTSLMHRFPDSGDFDRKVQEAELDYLVHSRAGATSLAENYVGLPLN
- a CDS encoding aldo/keto reductase; this translates as MQTRKIGPFDVTSVGLGCMNLSHAYGTPPGAEQGRELLAHALDRGVTLFDTAALYGFGANETLVGPVLAPHRDRITLCSKGGMAGVAGDDGVVRRVIDGRPATLRRNCEDSLRRLGTDVIDLYYLHRWDKSVPIEESVGEMGRLLQEGKVRALGLSEVSADTLTRAHREHPITALQSEYSLWSRNAELGTLARCAELGVAYVAFSPLGRGFLAGGLPDAATLGDKDVRKPMPRFSAENYPRNLRLLEPMRALAEQAGCSLAALAIAWVLHQGEQVIALPGTTQRKHLDEDLHGAEVKLSSAQLEQLDALFQPQAIAGTRYAAQGHREVDTEEFATGN
- a CDS encoding LysR family transcriptional regulator; its protein translation is MNLQQIETFVHVAETGSFSKAALLLDIAQPALSRQVRTLETELRETLLIRTGRGVTLTDAGRRLLEHGHAIMQRVALAKEDLGSQRDEPVGRIVVGLPPSLARRLTLPLIDVFSREMPKAVLAVVEGFSVNMAEWLTTGRMDLALVYTPEPQPQVEVTPVLEERLCLIGPASMAQQKSVQFKQLSDYPLIMPQRGQVFRKLMEAQATLSQVKLNVVWEVSSVPAILDLVRGGYGYAALTASALSSLDHQDELACIPIESPGIVSTLCIAQSAKKKSTPLIRRTSDLLRALCQEAAIRPLKEK